ACCTCAAATGAATGGTATTCAAGGTCAAGGACACAAGAAACTATAATATTATCTTCATAAACCATAAGGTCAAGGACACAAGAAACTATTATATAATCTTCATAAACCATATCtagaagacaaaaaaataaacaagtcgGAAATACTAAAATAAATACATGTCTTTAAATTAAGATGAGTGTTGCCtcctaaatattaaaacattaatgCTTAAAGTCCATGTTTcgggaaaacaaaaattaataccCCAATTAAATATCAAGAAAGGATTTAACAACTTCATATCCTGTTGGAAGATTTTGTATTGATTTATTGATGTTAAAATTTTGTCAGGTTCCCATCATTTTATCATAGTGATCCAAAGAGAGAAAATAATCTTTTGGtttgagaaaaaaacatgtaaattaacacCAAGGACATTGCCTTATAGAAAATCATAAGATACCCCTATATTCAGTACGGTCAGCAATATTCTAACTAAGGTTTACAAACTTACTGAAGAGACATTAGACTGTCTCAACCTGTCAACCGATTCAAACTGTTCAGtgtatttcttcatgttcttcTTAAGACCCTGAATAAAACAATATAAGCTTTGAGAAACCATatgttcattttatttcattaaaacagaaattaatgtatgtacaatatctaggtgtttttttttttaaaacatttatgtaTTTGAAAGAGATTTGATGACAAAtgtaagacattttttttgtttgctaattttatgtgctttctatacaaatgatCACATATTTTGATAGAATTCTCACTCATATTTCACAAATAAAATAGAGAACTGCATTATTTAAGCTGTATGCTGggaatgaagatttttttttttttttgacagattaactaaaataaaagaaaaaaaaactaaataaaaaccagatgctccgcagggcgcagctttataccaccgcagaggttgaaccctgaacggttggggcaagtatggacacaatattcaagctggattcagctctaaatttggattgtgattaaatagttgacacagcataggtttctgacacagaatgaatgtggtctaatgaacttaaaaaaaattttttgcctttgagcaattcactatgctgttgaatattaatcctctcaaaaaaatgtttgaagaaattttctttttatttatgaaatctgaaatgaaaaaaattgaccccccaatttttttttcacatccccctttcccttatttcaaaactgatctcaattcaaatttctaatgaagtttgcaacaataactactcatttaaatacatcataaaatattaaaatgtaaaaaagtgcttgttattactgaatggtaaagattgttttaatctatcagttggtagtaaaagtgaatatacattgtatattgtataaaacaatgatttaagttgattcaactactattctggacaaagaaagataactccaattgaaatccaattggattttcttgctattgcacaatattgtgcaattagatatttcttgctattgtgcaatactgtgcaattgaaaatatttgctattgcacaatactgtgcaattgaagatttcttgctattgcacaatactgtgcaattgaagatttcttgctattgctgaatactgtgcaattgaagatttcttgctattgctgaatactgtgcaattgaaaatttcttgctattgcacaatacttaatataataattttggatcctgatttggaccaacttgaaaactgggcccataatcaaaaatctaagtacatgtttagattcagcatatcaaagagacccaagaattcaatttttgttaaaatctaacttagtttaattttggaccctttggacgttaatgtagaccaattttaaaacaggaccaaaaattaagaatctacatacacagttagatttggcatatcaaagaaccccaattattcaatttttgatgaaatcaaacaaagtttaattttggaccccgatttggaccaacttgaaaactgggccaataataaaaaatctaagtacatttttagattcagcatatcaaagaaccccaaggattcaatttttgttaaaatcaaactaagtttaattttggaccctttggaccttaatgtagaccaatttgaaaacgggaccaaaaattaagaatctacatacacagttagattcggcatatcaaagaaccccaattattcaatttttgatgaaatcaaacaaagtttaattttggaccctttgggccctttattcctaaactgttgggaccaaaactcccaaaatcaataccaaccttccttttatggtcataaaccttgtgtttaaatttcatagatttctatttacttatactaaagttatggtgcgaaaaccaagaaaaatgcttatttgggtccctttttggcccctaattcctaaactgttgtgaccaaaactcccaaaatcaataccaaccttccttttgtggtcataaacattgtgttcaaatttcattgatttctatttacttaaactaaagttattgtgcgaaaaccaagaataatgcttatttgggcccttttttggcccctaattcctaaactgttggaaccaaaactcccaaaatcaatccgaACCTttattttgtggtcataaaccttgtgtcaaaatttcatagatttctattaacttaaactaaagttatagtgcgaaaaccaagaaaatgcttatttgggccctttttggcccctaattcctaaaatgttgggaccaaaactcccaaaatcaatcccaaccttccttttgtggtcataaaccttgtgttaaaatttcatagatttctattcacttttactaaagttagagtgcgaaaactaaaagtattcggacgacgacgacgacgccaacgtgatagcaatatacgacgaaaaatttttcaaattttgtggtcgtataaaaaacaaACTGAAGCATAACTCTAGATCAGTTGAGATACTTACAGCCAAAATTTAAACTGTCTGCCTGTTGTAGTTTTTAGCTATatatgagtttcataaaatttggaagaggcaaactaaaattagtGTGGAAGTgaacaaaaattgcattttttttttttaagttttaaaggggcataactctaaaatggtAAGCAACTCAATGTTCAAATTTGAACTCTGTATGGTTCTTAGCATTGTTCAGGAGTTTCGTAAAACTTTGATTATGaactttttaagttaaaaatgaaaaaataaaaatgggaTTGAAAGAAGGAGTCAAGGGTAACACTTCTACTCGGATGCCTTTGACGATTGCATAAATTATTCATTGATAGAGTTCATTCTAAGCAGATTTCTCCGTATAAGAAATTACTGCAGTTGAAATACACAATTCCACCTAAGATCAATCGGAAGAAAATCTTAAATCCTAATTTGTCTCAAACAATTCATTCAACTAGTTCAGTTCCATCTCCTTAATTGTGACTagcatataaaattaaatataatggATTGTTCCATTTCAAATTCTAGTCATGCTGTATATAAATTTTACCTTCAGCTCTTCAGCAGATAATAAACATTGAGGTCTAGGTCTCCACTGTAGTTGACAGAACCTCTCTTGAGGCTGTTTCAGTAATAATCGGCCTTGGAATGACCAGATCCAATATGCATTGTCAacctaaaacaaaatattcattcaatatagtaataaataattaattagcagaccaaaaaagaaaatgttttctaCCCAGTACCCACCCACCAAAAAGCAGTCAACATTAAAGacacaaatgttttaaaatattattttaaatttttttttggtgCTATACCATTATTTTTGTGTCTAAAACAAGTAAATAAAGTTGTCAGCCAAAAAACTTGATGCTATAAAAAAGATGTtctttgattgccaatgagacaatacaTATAATTGAAAACATAGACAGGATTCATACGTCTCCCTTATGTAGCAGGATTAAAATCAAACACATACTTGTATATAAGCATCTAACTAATATTATTACTGACCTTATGACCCCACCAGCTGACAGCTGAGACAACATATCTGCCTGTAGGATCCCATTCTACGTCTGTTGCCATGAAATGTTCAGTATTAGCCATCACTGTAACATCTGAGGCATCTACAAACTCTAACACACCATTCATACTGAAAAAAGTCAAATAGTGATAAACATTGTACAATATATGGTATTTTTAAAgagttttatttcttatgaactgAAAGTTGCAGTCACTCATTCAACCAGTTCAGATCATAATTTAAGGATTTTTGTTCTAATAAATTCCATATATCAAAGATAAAAAATGTCACACTTACTTTAAATTTTGTGATATATTGGCATAAAATGTGAAATTTAATATGTGCTAGCATAAAATGTGAAATTTAATATGTGCTAGCATAAAATGTGAAATTTAATATGTGCTAGCATAAAATGTGAAATTTAATATGTGCTAGTTATCTAGTACATTTACATAGTAAAATCTTAATACAAGCTTATCTTATTAGGTGAGGAATTTATTAAAATTCACCCTTGACAAGCAATATTGAATCTATCTATGATCTTATTACTATTGCAATTAGTATAACTTACTTTCTAAGTCCAGCTAAAACTATAAACTGTCCAGCAGGACTCCAAAACAAATGGTTAGCTTGTCTTCTTTCCAAAGTTTctacaaatattaatttttttaaatgtgtgaCTGACCTCATTACGAATTACAATAATTGCAATGCTTCTGATTTCTGAACATAAGTAGCTGATGACTGGCCTTTCtttgcaacattttaaaaatacTCTCACTCTGTCAGGCCTTAATTAAAATAGTTTGTTTCCCCAGTCCGGACCAATCCTGGACGATATTGTTCCAgcttttggaaaaaataaaattatttccctatctacctacccacacctggcttggcagggtcAGGATTtggaaaacaaacaatatattaatttaggccccAAAACCATTGTTAGTTTGGTAGGTAGTTAGGGGATTTACCTGTATATTCTTTTTCACTCTATAAGTActtgaaacagaaaaaaaaacctatatcAAGCAAGAACTTTAAATTCCTTTATTATTTACCATTGTTGCATTGTAAGCGGGTCACGTCTtaagatttaaccaaaaattaacTGTTCAGGTAGCAGTTCTTAAAAAGCTAGTATAAAATCTTCCAgtaactatcaagatgaagaaagTAATAAAACTGCAAGTCTTTTTAGATGCATTTATGCGGTAGGAAGATTGTTAATGTATCCTGTCATTCAAACCAAATcaatgcatcaaaattgaaaatcttGTAGCTTTTTACATCCATTTTACCAGAACTGCTGatctgaaaaatgcttttttttaaattcttaatgaAACTAAGAGGTCTTGCTTTCTAATATATTCTTGTCAAAATAAAGCTTCTGAGTATTTAACATCCCTCAACTATGTAATGCAAATTTGAATGGTGTTGAACAAAATGGTGATTTCACAATATCTACATAGCAGACTTAGcaacttttaaattaatatatcACTTACTCATTAATTCTACCTTGCCAGCTCTTATACTGTAAAATGATACAGATATTCTAGGACTCTCTCCATGGATAAAGGCAAATTTATTTCCTGTTGGTTCCCACGCAAAAGCCATGACActttctgaaagaaaaacaattataaccagatgctccgcagggcgtagctttatacgaccgcagaggttgaaccctgaacggttggggcaagtatggacacaacattcaagctggattcagctctaaatttggattgtgattaaatagttgacacagcataggtttctgacacagaatgaatgtgttctaatgaacttaaaatttttgttttctcttcagTGATTTTCCTGGTGTTTAAGGGAAGGGTCCTGGGGCCCATGcaattgggaaaaaaattatgGTTTGGGAAAAATATGATTGGTGTTTACCACGGCGGGCACACGGCATAGCCGTGTGCGCCTCGCTAGGGGGgtttgggggcatgcccccccaagaaaattttgaaaaattaggtgcaaaatcctgcattctgagaaGGATTAACTGCATGAATTGCCTACAAAATAAGCTATCTTTTTAAGGAAAaggattaaaaataaaagttgaatgtGTCTGAGGACACATTTTGCATGCACTCAAGCTTTGTAACTTTACTCTTGAAAGGTAAAATTCAACCTATCCCTTCTGATTCTATTTATAATGATGAGAATctataaaaattctaaaaagacacatttgaaatctgaagcatttattttttagttttatttaaaattcaagTTTTcgttcatgtttatttttaaacatgtcaaCTAGTTGTTCCAGTTCTGTATCTGAGAGTCGGTCTTTTCCTTCTTTCGCTATCCTCATTATCGCATCTAGATTCTTTTGTGTTAATCTGTTCCTATCATTAGTACATATGTCATTCATCAGACTGAATGATCTTTCAACTGCTGCTGTAGAACATGGGATGAGCAGGGCATAACAAAGCAGTTTAAATACTCTGGGAAAGCATGTTCTTAGCACATCATCAGCTTCAAAGGCTTGCAATACTTTGCTTATTGAATCTATTCCTCTCAttctgcaaaaaataaaataaaaacatcccTCTTTTAGTTTATAGTATCCTAAGTGCTATATTATAGCTAAGCAATTAAAATTTCTATCATTGACATTCAAAAATATCCctgttcaacagaaaaaaacatttacaaattctTTTAATAAGAAATAACTAATGAATTGAATAAAACTAATTCCAAACCTTTGCTtgctttttgaaatttaaataaaatcaaatttatatcAATATGGAAATTCAAAATTATTGTTTAAGCTTTGCAATTAAAAGAATCATGCACGTAAATTAATATGAAAAACAAGTTCCTTGATTGATAACTGTAATATAACATTTAAACTAGAATGATGATCTCATTGGCAAGCGTAccatatttccttatttttattttgtgatcCTAATGATCCATTCTAATACTCACTGAACtatacaattttaaatttatatttgtacctcTATATATAGCTAAGCTGCTAGTCATGATTTGAACAACTTTTTCATTATGATTAAAATCCATAAACAATCCTTTTTTATTTCAAGCTgaaaaaaatgttgtatgaaggattaaaataaaagaacaagttaATAAACTAATTTAACAATTCatgcaaaacaaaataatataatatgaaCTCAATAAATCTGATATCATAGACTAAGATTATTTGATTGTTATGTAGCATCACTTTCAGTAGGGTTATCACATACGGAGTGATATCCATTGCAATGCTACATGTCTAAAATAAGCCCTTTTATATAAACAGAAGTTATTTGAGTAAAAgaacaaaattatcaatatatgATCTAATATATGATCTAATATACTTAATAAATTACTGACTAACTCAGTATTAAACTGActgaaattaaaattcaaaattaatgtaAACATTATAAATTGCATACTTAAAAATGCTGATGTATTGTGACAATCTCAATAatctttcataaaaataaaataaaaacatttgtcaaaaaacaaataaagtttcaacatgttaaaagaataatttaaatCAGAGTTGACAGTGTTTGCAagactaaatattaaaaataacaaattaagtTATTTCATTCATTTAGCATAATTAAAAGAATTGAAgcttagaaaaaaatatgaatgccAGActgattgtaaaataaaatgcttGCAAACTTCTTTGCAAGCTTCTTGTCAACTCTTATTTGAACATCAAGAAAAACGAATAAAAATAATACCTCATCATCAACAGTTGTGGTTTAAAGACCTTCAGCTCATTGAAGGCAACAGCTGGAATATCTATGTCAGATCTAACCACTGTTGTATGGCCATTGTAAATATCCTCCTTGGGTTGCCCATAAAAATCAGCAAGTCTCTGATATTCTTCCtggaaaataatataaaatataaaaatttgaaattcaaaagaattctgttaaattgaaattaaacattcaatcaattattattattagcTGCTCATATGATTAACATGAGTTAATCCAAGTTGTATTGTCAATATTCAAAATTCTATTGTATTTACttattaatatacattgtatgtatgttAATAAGATGTGTACAATTCAAAACAACACAATTtgcaaaaaatgtataatatcttTTTATGAATTCATTATGGAATTTTATGCTGACAGAGGTCAGCAATCtataaattaatgtaattaataaaactaattaaaagatatcagacttaaaaatatttctgttattttcttACATTGCCATAATCTTGTAGATCATCTGCTTCAGGTAAATTCCTTGGATCCAATGCTCCAAAAGCTTTCAGTAGAGGAGTAGAATGGAATGCATCTTGGATTTCATTAGTTAACTTAAAGATAAATGGAATGCCTGTGTTCAGAAGAAACTGTTGTGGCACAAGGTTTTCCACAGCTCCTCGGACACGCCTACCAAGGGCAGTTCTTTCTGTTATGATATTCATTAAAGTGTCAATTTTGGCAAATTCAGTGTCCTGATAATTGTTGTTTTGATATTTATCTTTAATTTCATGCAATGCATCAATGGTTTTCTGAACATTTTGGTCCAAATTTGTAAAATTCACATTTTCGGATTGCAAGCAAAGATTTAATATGTTGACTGGCTTTAGTACATCACATAATAATAACATCATGGCCACAACATCTTTCCGTGTTAAGATATGTCTGACTCCAAAGATCTCGGGTTCTTTGAGATCATTATACAATGAATCCAGGGTGTCAACAATGGTTTCATATCTCTCAATTACCCTAAGACATGCATGAAGGTGCGACAGCCACCTAGTCATGGATGCTTTGATTAGTACCATAGGTTTTAGGCCATATGTTTCTTGGAATACTCTGAAAACGCCTGCCTTTAAAGGTGAGTATTCAAACATCTTCCAAAGACAGAGAAGCGTCTTGTCCAATTCAGCAAGTAGGGGAATATCTTTCGCCAAGTGTTTGAGACACAAAGCCAGCTTATGGTTCCTGCAGTTTATATAAAATGACAATGGTGAAAGGTGTCTCATTCTCCTCTGCAGacctaaaacaaattttaataacagTAAAAAGACTAATAAATTTACATGCACAGTGTTTTacagtaatatattttttatatacattaaaatatatataaataaattaatagataattcagctgatgcCTTATATAATGTATCATGTACTATATTACGCCGcttgattaaaactgacgaggaaagatAACACCCGTCCACGGACGGGAAAGCTTGTTTTTTATCAAGCCTAGGTGGTCTAGCAGGTCTACTTATGTTGTAAGATTAGAAAGATGAAAACAACCTCATTGGTCTTTATAATAAAGGCTtctttttgatttattgatttatttaattgttgGTATATAGTGCAAAGCAATTTGATCACGGAGGCACCAGTtgaatcccggtgagggaagaacaaaaaatttacagatctaacattgtggGGCTGTTATTAAGAGTCATTATAAATGATGATAAATATGCATACATGTAAGTAAGTTGTGcgttttgttcaataaaaataatttatattttttacaggtttcttgtttttatttgtgtatcttcatgaataaataaatatgattgaaaatgatGTGAGCAATAAAATGTTCTACCTTAACCCttaattgttttgtctttttcttttattgtattatatctaataaaaaaaaaatcatagtcaGCATTATTGTGGACTGGCTGAATAATGTggggtacatgtacatgtaaatgtaatttTTGATACATGTATGAATGAGATAAATCCTGTCAGTGTACATGTGACCCAACATTTTGCGCaaattaatatattattaaataatttatatgtatacCAACCTTTTTCTTCGCCACTCATTGTGTTACAGCCATCAAATGCCATAAATCTCATGTTTTCTATTGGAATATTCTTTCCTACAAAGAATGACTGAAGGGATTTGCAGATATCTTCTGCCCTTGCCCTGTCCAGGTGGATCAGCCCCATGTAGTGGTCATTTACATTTCCACCCATATTCCATCTCGCCATGACTGATAGTTGCATGCGGTTAGCATTGTCAGTTGATTCATCTGCCAATAATGCAAATTTTTCTGTTCTTAAAGAGTTGAGTAGTGATGATTCAATCAGATCGCTTAACAGCGTGGTCATTTGAGTTACAATTTTTGAACTCATGTAGGTAACTTTAGTAAACTCAGAGTTTGAAATATGTCTTTGTAAATCCTCCACCCCAAGCTCAGCAATAAAACGAACGAAACTTTCGAAGTTTTCAGTTACGGCCCATTTTTGTCTTATCATGAAGTACAGACAGCGAAATAGTTTTTTCAGCACTGACCTGTTTGCCTCCTTGGTACTTTCAGAATGTTTTTTTATTTCGTCTAAAACATTTACCTTTGCACTGAACTGGGCATATCTTTCAAccgaaaaaatatgtttttcactTGACTGATGTTTTTCAAGTTTTCTGGTTGGATGGGTCCCAAGACCAACAGCAATATTAACAAATTCACGTGCATTTACACATGTTCCACCAAATAGTTCACAGTATTTACACAAGTATCCTTGAGCACTGTGATACAACCAGGGATATTTGTTCTCATATTTCAGAGAGCTAAATTTTCTGGCATCAGAAACTTGACAAGAAGAGGAGGAAGACTGTGACTCATTATCAGTTACACAAGGGTCAGGATCATTACATGTTTCAGACTCAGATGAAACAGCTTcactttgaatttgaatttcaTTTGTAACATGATCAGTTACACTAGCTATAGGTTCATTGTCATCTTTACATGGTTGAAACTCAGAGACGGATGGCGGAGATGGAACAGCTGGAATTTCACTTGTTTCATCAGAAGGAAGTAGAAACGACTTTTTGAATCCAAAAGCTTCCAGCTTCCGGCATTTACTACCGTCCGCCGCCTTTAGCTTCTTTGTGTAATATTTGGAATTATGAGACATGATCTacgttcattttgtttacattatgtcTCATTTTTTTGCTTTGTCATTGAATTATTCATTCGGATGTTTCAAGCGCAAACGTGACCAGAATATCGTAGATTGCAATGCAATCCATAAAAGATTGCAAACCAATCATCGTCTTAAGTGAACGATAATGATAACTCCCGAAATACCCCGAACGCTCAGAGATTTGTCAACAAAATAATACACGATACGGAGATACGACAATAACAAAATCTCGCGACGATGTCCATATACGATTGGGAATTTTAGAGctgaaaattgggaaaaaaagaGCATATTTCTCTTTGGGAATGGGGCCGAAATTCGGCCCCAAAATGAGGGTTGGAAAATCACtgctcttagagcaattcactatgctgttgaatattaatcctctcaaaaaaatgtttgaagaaattttctttcttatttatgaaatttcaaatgagaaaaattgaacccaatttttttaatcacatccccctttcccttattccaaaactaatctcaattaaaatttctaatggagtttgcaacaataactactcatttaaatacatcataaaatattaagatgtaaaaaaactgcttgttatcaatgaatggtaaagattattttaatttatcagttggtagtaaaaagtgaatatacattgtatattgtatataacaaagatttaagttgattctggacaaagaaagataactccaattaaaaaaaaatcttgctattgcacaatattttgcaattagatatttcttgcttactattctggacaaagaaagataactctaattaaaaaaaaatttgctatttcacaatattgtgcaattagatatttcttgccattgcgcaatactgtgcaattgaaaagacttgctattgcacaatacttaatataataattttagatcctgatttggaccaacttgaaaactgggcccataataaaaaatctaagtacatttttggattcagcatatcaaagaaccccaagatttcaatttttgttaaaatcagactaagtttaattttggaccctttggactttagtgtagaccaatttgaaaacaggaccaaaaatgaagaatctacatacacagttagatttggtatatcaaagaaccccatttattcaatttttgatgaaatcaaacaaagtttaattttggaccccgatttggaccaacttgaaaactgggccaataatcaagaatctaagtacatttttagattcagcatatcaaagaacctaactgattcattttttgtcaaaatcaaactaagtttaattttggaccctttggaccttaatgtagaccaatttgaaaacgggaccaaaagttaagaatctacatacacagtcatgacagttagattcggcatatcaaagaaccccaattattcaattttgatgaaatcaaacaaagtttaattttggaccctttgggccccttattctgttgggaccaaaactcccaaaatcaataccaaccttccttttatggtcataaaccttgtgtttaaatttcatagatttctatttacttatactaacgttatggtccgaaaaccaagaaaaatgcttatttgggtccctttttggcccctaattcctaaactgttgggacctaaactcccaaaatcaataccaaccttccttttgtagtcattaaca
This genomic window from Mytilus galloprovincialis chromosome 9, xbMytGall1.hap1.1, whole genome shotgun sequence contains:
- the LOC143044863 gene encoding uncharacterized protein LOC143044863, whose translation is MSHNSKYYTKKLKAADGSKCRKLEAFGFKKSFLLPSDETSEIPAVPSPPSVSEFQPCKDDNEPIASVTDHVTNEIQIQSEAVSSESETCNDPDPCVTDNESQSSSSSCQVSDARKFSSLKYENKYPWLYHSAQGYLCKYCELFGGTCVNAREFVNIAVGLGTHPTRKLEKHQSSEKHIFSVERYAQFSAKVNVLDEIKKHSESTKEANRSVLKKLFRCLYFMIRQKWAVTENFESFVRFIAELGVEDLQRHISNSEFTKVTYMSSKIVTQMTTLLSDLIESSLLNSLRTEKFALLADESTDNANRMQLSVMARWNMGGNVNDHYMGLIHLDRARAEDICKSLQSFFVGKNIPIENMRFMAFDGCNTMSGEEKGLQRRMRHLSPLSFYINCRNHKLALCLKHLAKDIPLLAELDKTLLCLWKMFEYSPLKAGVFRVFQETYGLKPMVLIKASMTRWLSHLHACLRVIERYETIVDTLDSLYNDLKEPEIFGVRHILTRKDVVAMMLLLCDVLKPVNILNLCLQSENVNFTNLDQNVQKTIDALHEIKDKYQNNNYQDTEFAKIDTLMNIITERTALGRRVRGAVENLVPQQFLLNTGIPFIFKLTNEIQDAFHSTPLLKAFGALDPRNLPEADDLQDYGNEEYQRLADFYGQPKEDIYNGHTTVVRSDIDIPAVAFNELKVFKPQLLMMSLK